The following coding sequences lie in one Methylosinus sp. PW1 genomic window:
- a CDS encoding type VI secretion system ImpA family N-terminal domain-containing protein has translation MAIVDPAFLSSPVSEADPCGPDLDENGDAAFMNFFAFAPFQLPETFFTDGRPFDPTDNEFREAIEYIPAMLADVMKRTRDLRLMVFLARLAILKRNLDEFVDTVAAMATLLERYWDGVHPRPRDGSVKARADILDELDGSVVTISLQFVTLHTDRRKGNIAFRSTVLAEQEKAAEGAEGGEKPAGGRIAAMTQEQIVRVLADAGEEAVAATRASFQRLEAALKNIRARFGEHTSGAETPEFGALLKVVGGVLSFFSLAFPDPTAPEPEEEDEAGGDAPRGAIACAADARRALDAAKDYFCLFEPSNPALPLVAQAIVLQGKTFIEVLAALLPERHAYAQFSIGGENPFKLAVAPLGDMTPSRAEYFDERQTPRKTRRRVAPPTPLLIEAPSVEAPAPFEEERSELESVEQEAQASAEGPDASMSDAPQDGLAETSEIEAPDSIAVEPEQVELQPEAIDYAEDYEIDAPSFSATTRTQALLLLDDIARYFRIAEPSSPIPCLIDRARALADKDFIAVLGAVLEREES, from the coding sequence ATGGCGATCGTCGATCCGGCCTTTCTCTCGTCGCCCGTCTCCGAGGCGGATCCTTGCGGCCCCGATCTCGACGAGAACGGCGACGCCGCCTTCATGAATTTCTTCGCCTTCGCGCCGTTTCAACTTCCCGAGACCTTCTTTACCGACGGCCGGCCTTTCGACCCGACCGACAATGAATTCCGAGAAGCCATAGAATACATACCGGCGATGCTCGCCGATGTGATGAAGCGCACACGCGATCTGCGCCTCATGGTTTTTCTGGCGCGTCTCGCCATTCTCAAGCGCAACCTCGACGAGTTCGTCGACACGGTCGCAGCCATGGCGACCTTGCTGGAGCGCTATTGGGACGGCGTGCATCCGCGCCCCCGCGACGGATCGGTGAAGGCGCGCGCCGATATTCTCGACGAGCTCGACGGCTCTGTCGTGACGATCTCGCTGCAATTCGTCACGCTCCATACGGATCGGCGCAAGGGCAATATCGCTTTTCGCTCAACAGTGCTCGCCGAGCAGGAGAAGGCGGCCGAAGGCGCAGAGGGCGGCGAGAAGCCCGCGGGCGGCCGCATAGCGGCGATGACGCAGGAGCAGATCGTGCGCGTGCTCGCCGACGCCGGCGAGGAGGCCGTCGCGGCGACGCGCGCCAGCTTCCAGCGGCTCGAGGCGGCGCTGAAAAATATTCGCGCGCGTTTCGGCGAGCATACGAGCGGCGCGGAGACGCCCGAATTCGGCGCGCTGCTGAAGGTCGTCGGCGGCGTGCTGAGCTTCTTTTCATTGGCGTTTCCCGATCCGACGGCGCCGGAGCCGGAAGAGGAAGACGAAGCGGGCGGGGACGCGCCGCGCGGCGCCATCGCCTGCGCCGCCGACGCGCGCCGCGCGCTCGATGCGGCGAAGGATTATTTCTGCCTCTTCGAGCCGTCCAATCCCGCGCTGCCGCTGGTCGCGCAGGCGATCGTCCTGCAGGGCAAGACCTTCATAGAGGTGCTGGCCGCTCTGCTGCCCGAGCGTCACGCCTATGCGCAATTTTCGATCGGTGGCGAGAATCCGTTCAAGCTGGCCGTCGCGCCGCTCGGCGACATGACGCCGTCGCGCGCCGAATATTTCGACGAGCGCCAGACGCCGCGCAAGACGCGCCGTCGCGTCGCGCCGCCCACGCCTTTGCTGATCGAGGCGCCGTCCGTAGAGGCGCCTGCGCCCTTCGAGGAAGAGAGATCGGAGTTGGAGAGCGTAGAGCAAGAGGCGCAGGCGAGCGCGGAGGGGCCGGACGCGTCGATGAGCGACGCCCCGCAGGATGGTCTCGCGGAGACGAGCGAGATCGAGGCGCCGGATTCGATCGCCGTCGAGCCGGAGCAGGTCGAGCTGCAGCCGGAGGCGATCGACTATGCCGAGGATTATGAGATCGACGCTCCGAGCTTCTCGGCGACGACGCGTACGCAGGCCTTGCTGCTGCTGGACGATATAGCGCGCTACTTCCGCATCGCCGAACCGTCGAGCCCGATTCCTTGCCTCATCGATCGCGCCCGCGCGCTCGCCGACAAGGACTTCATCGCCGTGCTCGGCGCCGTGCTCGAACGCGAGGAGAGCTGA
- a CDS encoding OmpA family protein: MTIRNGKNSVEKYFCAGDDILGRKLLLALALSAAAACAPSTLSRADDAPAYSASDIVRHFAAEPSFGAARSLCIGAAADCPGDAAEKAARNEAFDLEVTFELGSDRLTPRARKNLDQFAEALRDPALAARRFHVDGHTDARGRDETNLRLSQRRAEAVRNYLVSAGIDAARLDAQGYGRARPKARDPLDPANRRVETRAED; the protein is encoded by the coding sequence TTGACGATACGTAACGGCAAAAATAGTGTCGAGAAGTATTTTTGCGCCGGGGACGACATATTGGGACGCAAGCTTCTTCTCGCTCTCGCATTGTCGGCGGCCGCGGCGTGCGCGCCGTCGACTCTCAGCCGCGCCGATGACGCGCCGGCCTATTCCGCATCGGATATCGTTCGACATTTCGCCGCGGAGCCGTCCTTCGGCGCGGCGCGCTCGCTGTGCATCGGCGCAGCGGCGGATTGCCCCGGCGACGCGGCGGAGAAAGCCGCGCGGAACGAGGCCTTCGACCTCGAGGTGACATTCGAGCTCGGCTCCGATCGGCTGACGCCGCGCGCGCGCAAAAATCTCGACCAATTCGCCGAGGCGCTGCGCGATCCGGCGCTCGCCGCGCGACGTTTTCATGTCGACGGCCATACGGATGCGCGCGGCCGCGACGAGACCAATCTGCGGCTGTCGCAACGTCGCGCCGAAGCAGTGCGCAACTATCTGGTTTCGGCGGGGATCGACGCCGCGCGGCTGGATGCGCAAGGCTATGGCCGCGCGCGGCCGAAGGCGCGCGATCCGCTCGACCCGGCCAATCGCCGCGTCGAAACCCGCGCGGAGGATTGA
- a CDS encoding type VI secretion system Vgr family protein translates to MSDILIQDGRIAILSTPLGKDKLAITALDATEGLSELFEVRIETVSPDANVDFDQLLGRDCTVALTLLDRPQRHFNGIVAEAQAIGAFEDLYVYRFVLRPALWLLTRTTNCRIFHHKSALAIVADVLGERNITIEKATKRSYPELDYCVQYRETDFDFVSRLMEQHGIYYYFKHADGAHTMVLSDSRSSHQAIAGGASIVFANALAGLTQQEQALLSWSSERRFRTGKIELRDYAFREPGSNLKARTQGSESYARATTYEYYDYPGKYQNASDGRLYADARLEAEQAIDYRRYASGQAPSLFPGGLATLDRHPTTAENKQYLIVRCSHHFADEAFRSTGGLDGRQPYHGNYELQPADRVFRAPLVTPRPLVHGPQTAKVVARDKDADSEEIDTDPDGHGMIKVRFHWDREDKRSCWMRVAQLWSGPGWGAQFIPRIGMEVVVEFLEGDPDKPIVVGAVYNGGNRFPYKLPDNNTQSGLKSDSSKGHGGYNEFMFEDKKGSEKIRMHAEKDHDVVIRNSETTEIGEAFSGGGASRKTTLKSGGDELTLESGSRKTTIHGGKDATTVDQSITIESLGDTITLKTGASSIKLTPSKIEISSTMIALSATKIDLN, encoded by the coding sequence ATGTCTGACATATTGATTCAGGACGGCCGCATCGCGATCCTGTCCACGCCATTGGGGAAGGACAAGCTCGCGATCACGGCGCTCGACGCGACGGAAGGATTGAGCGAGCTGTTCGAGGTTCGCATCGAGACGGTCAGTCCCGACGCCAATGTCGATTTCGATCAGCTGCTCGGCCGCGACTGCACAGTGGCTCTGACGCTGCTCGATCGTCCGCAACGTCATTTCAACGGAATCGTCGCGGAGGCGCAGGCGATCGGCGCCTTCGAGGATCTCTATGTCTATCGCTTCGTGCTGCGGCCGGCCCTATGGCTGCTGACGCGCACGACCAATTGCCGCATCTTTCATCACAAGTCGGCGCTCGCCATCGTCGCCGACGTTCTCGGCGAGCGCAACATAACGATCGAGAAAGCGACCAAGCGCAGCTATCCAGAGCTCGACTATTGCGTGCAATATCGCGAGACCGATTTCGATTTCGTCTCGCGGCTCATGGAGCAGCACGGAATCTATTACTACTTCAAGCACGCGGACGGCGCGCACACGATGGTTCTGTCCGACTCGCGCTCCTCGCATCAGGCGATCGCGGGCGGCGCCTCCATCGTCTTCGCCAATGCGCTGGCCGGCCTCACGCAGCAGGAGCAGGCGCTGCTCTCCTGGTCGTCGGAGCGGCGCTTCCGCACCGGCAAGATCGAGCTGCGCGATTACGCCTTTCGCGAGCCGGGCTCCAATCTCAAGGCCAGGACGCAGGGCTCCGAGAGCTATGCGCGCGCAACGACCTACGAATATTACGACTATCCCGGCAAATATCAGAATGCGAGCGACGGGCGCCTCTATGCGGACGCGCGGCTCGAGGCCGAGCAGGCGATCGACTATCGCCGCTACGCATCGGGCCAGGCGCCCAGCCTCTTTCCGGGCGGGCTCGCCACGCTCGACCGCCATCCGACCACGGCGGAGAACAAGCAATATCTCATCGTCCGCTGCTCGCATCATTTCGCCGACGAGGCGTTTCGCTCCACTGGCGGGCTCGACGGGCGCCAGCCCTATCACGGCAATTACGAGCTGCAGCCGGCCGATCGCGTCTTTCGCGCGCCCCTGGTGACGCCGCGGCCGCTCGTGCATGGGCCGCAGACGGCGAAGGTGGTCGCGCGCGACAAGGACGCCGACAGCGAGGAGATCGACACCGATCCCGACGGCCATGGGATGATCAAGGTCCGCTTCCATTGGGATCGCGAGGACAAGCGCTCCTGCTGGATGCGCGTGGCGCAGCTATGGTCCGGCCCCGGCTGGGGCGCGCAATTCATTCCGCGCATCGGCATGGAGGTGGTCGTCGAGTTTCTGGAGGGCGATCCCGACAAGCCGATCGTCGTCGGCGCCGTCTACAATGGCGGCAATAGATTTCCCTATAAGCTGCCGGACAACAACACGCAGTCGGGATTGAAATCCGACTCCTCGAAGGGCCATGGCGGCTACAATGAATTCATGTTCGAGGACAAGAAGGGTTCCGAGAAAATCCGCATGCATGCGGAGAAGGATCACGATGTCGTAATCCGCAATTCCGAGACGACGGAGATCGGCGAAGCCTTCTCCGGCGGCGGCGCCTCGCGCAAGACGACGCTGAAGAGCGGCGGCGACGAGCTGACGCTGGAGTCCGGCTCGCGCAAGACGACGATCCATGGCGGCAAGGATGCGACGACCGTCGATCAGAGCATAACGATCGAATCGCTCGGCGACACGATCACGCTGAAGACGGGCGCGAGCTCGATAAAGCTGACGCCGAGCAAGATCGAGATCAGCTCGACGATGATCGCCCTGTCCGCCACCAAGATCGACCTGAACTGA
- the tagH gene encoding type VI secretion system-associated FHA domain protein TagH, which produces MRLTLTIENFSRRPDGGPLTYVAEGRRSIDIGRNQHLDWCLPDENHFISGRHCEIAPRDGAYYLTDVSMNGTFVNHPDNRVQSPYRLRDGDRLYIGDYVVVARVEGDAPALDAAAVSSTQPAPAYDDFWSASEPAPPPIDPRSLDPRRLDPAPQTDWIDHVADVATPIAPTPRRPSAEPAAASFWGEPPQPAPTAAPNDIWGAPAPPASTPAPIVDWGSPPPAVAPLAAPPLTAPTPIAPAPIAAAPVPPPPPPAAAPGTVGAYAEFLTSFMQALNLPEQTFASATPAQLGEQLGTLTRLIAEETRQLLRARAEAKRLTRSASHTIIEAQGNNPLKFAPTTEEALRIVLGPPRPGYLSAGPAFAQAFVDVKAHELRTYAAMQEAVRMLSDSLDPASLERAQGKDSGIASLVGSRKARLWDRYVERWTAMSPRSGDKLADAFMRNFADCYDRADARK; this is translated from the coding sequence ATGCGCCTGACATTGACGATCGAGAATTTCAGCCGAAGGCCGGACGGCGGCCCGCTGACCTATGTCGCGGAGGGCCGCCGCAGCATCGACATCGGCCGCAATCAGCATCTCGACTGGTGCCTGCCGGACGAGAATCATTTCATCTCCGGCCGCCATTGCGAGATCGCGCCGCGCGACGGCGCCTATTATCTCACCGATGTCTCGATGAACGGGACTTTCGTCAATCACCCCGACAATCGCGTGCAATCGCCCTATCGGCTGCGCGACGGCGATCGTCTCTACATCGGCGATTATGTCGTCGTGGCGCGCGTGGAGGGCGACGCGCCGGCGCTCGACGCAGCCGCCGTCTCATCGACGCAGCCGGCTCCGGCTTATGACGATTTCTGGAGCGCCTCCGAGCCGGCGCCGCCGCCCATCGATCCACGCTCGCTCGATCCACGCCGGCTCGATCCGGCGCCGCAGACCGATTGGATCGACCATGTCGCCGATGTGGCGACGCCGATAGCGCCGACCCCGCGCCGACCTTCCGCCGAGCCCGCAGCGGCCTCCTTTTGGGGCGAGCCGCCACAGCCCGCTCCGACCGCCGCGCCGAACGACATTTGGGGCGCGCCGGCGCCGCCCGCCTCGACGCCCGCGCCCATTGTCGACTGGGGCTCGCCGCCGCCCGCCGTCGCGCCTCTCGCCGCTCCGCCTCTCACTGCGCCTACGCCGATCGCTCCTGCGCCGATCGCCGCCGCGCCCGTTCCGCCGCCGCCCCCGCCCGCCGCCGCGCCGGGGACGGTGGGCGCCTATGCGGAATTTCTGACGAGCTTCATGCAGGCGCTGAACCTGCCGGAGCAGACATTCGCCAGCGCGACGCCGGCGCAGCTCGGCGAGCAGCTCGGAACGCTGACGCGGCTCATCGCGGAGGAGACGCGGCAATTGCTGCGCGCCCGCGCCGAGGCCAAGCGGCTGACGCGCAGCGCCAGCCATACGATCATCGAGGCGCAGGGCAACAACCCGCTGAAATTCGCGCCGACGACGGAAGAGGCGCTGCGCATCGTGCTCGGTCCGCCGCGTCCGGGCTATCTCTCCGCCGGTCCCGCCTTCGCCCAGGCCTTCGTCGATGTGAAGGCGCATGAGCTGCGCACCTACGCCGCCATGCAGGAGGCGGTGCGCATGCTGAGCGACAGCCTCGATCCGGCGAGCCTCGAGAGAGCGCAGGGCAAGGACAGCGGCATCGCTTCGCTCGTCGGCTCCCGCAAGGCGCGGCTATGGGACCGCTATGTCGAGCGCTGGACGGCGATGAGCCCGCGCTCGGGCGACAAGCTCGCCGATGCCTTCATGCGCAATTTCGCCGACTGCTACGACCGGGCCGACGCCCGGAAATAA
- the tssK gene encoding type VI secretion system baseplate subunit TssK, with product MSWRSKVVWSEGLFLRPHHFQQGDRYLEWATTARTRNLAPFSWGFSRLDIDHGLAQRGKLGLEAAWGVMQDGTPFQLEGKEELPEPLPIDDKIANRIVWLAFPEASPNTREVARRDSVSASRYFHASETFIDSTSELRVEEEIEVAHPRMELHLESERKRGYNNLPVARIVKLENGAVLLDPEFAPTVLICRAHDVVVGWLNRVIGWIENKLESIARYAADPTAGGGLQNRDYLLLQTLNRAIPALQHFEHTANHLHPERLYVFLVSLAGELATFCAADRRAPSYRPYDHDNLKNTFEPVLRDLQDFLSKDADHRAIRLELQQLAPNAFKSPIKDRSLFQNASFYLEVSSRRPLSEIQMQFPNLLKLGPDTRMNEIVHYNLPGVPIVHRPSPPPQIRLLGDHVYFYIDKKSPLWPDFSVAAAIGLHFSGDWPDLELELWAIREDKR from the coding sequence ATGTCTTGGCGCAGCAAGGTCGTGTGGAGCGAGGGATTGTTCCTGCGCCCGCACCACTTCCAGCAGGGCGACCGCTATCTGGAATGGGCGACGACCGCCCGCACGCGCAATCTCGCGCCCTTCTCCTGGGGCTTCTCCCGCCTCGACATCGACCACGGCCTCGCGCAGCGCGGCAAGCTCGGCCTCGAGGCCGCATGGGGCGTGATGCAGGACGGCACGCCGTTCCAGCTCGAAGGCAAGGAGGAGCTGCCGGAGCCTCTGCCGATCGACGACAAGATCGCCAATCGCATCGTCTGGCTCGCCTTCCCCGAGGCTTCGCCCAACACGCGCGAGGTGGCGCGGCGCGACAGCGTTTCCGCGAGCCGCTATTTCCACGCCTCCGAGACCTTCATCGACTCCACCTCCGAGCTGCGCGTGGAGGAGGAGATAGAGGTCGCGCATCCGCGCATGGAGCTGCATCTCGAGAGCGAGCGCAAGCGTGGCTACAATAATCTTCCCGTCGCGCGCATCGTGAAGCTCGAGAATGGCGCCGTTCTGCTCGATCCCGAATTCGCGCCGACCGTGCTGATCTGCCGCGCGCATGACGTCGTCGTCGGCTGGCTCAATCGCGTCATCGGCTGGATCGAGAACAAGCTCGAATCCATCGCGCGCTACGCCGCCGATCCCACCGCCGGCGGCGGCCTGCAAAATCGCGATTACCTGCTGCTGCAGACGCTCAATCGCGCGATACCGGCGCTCCAGCATTTCGAGCATACGGCCAATCATCTGCATCCAGAGCGGCTCTATGTGTTTCTCGTCTCGCTCGCCGGCGAGCTCGCCACCTTCTGCGCCGCCGATCGCCGCGCGCCGAGCTATCGGCCTTACGATCACGACAATCTGAAGAATACATTCGAGCCGGTGCTGCGCGATCTTCAGGACTTCCTCAGCAAGGACGCCGATCATCGCGCCATTCGTCTCGAGCTGCAGCAGCTCGCGCCCAACGCCTTCAAATCGCCGATCAAGGATCGCTCGCTGTTTCAGAACGCGTCCTTCTATCTCGAAGTGTCGTCGCGGCGTCCGCTCAGCGAGATACAGATGCAGTTTCCCAATCTGCTGAAGCTCGGTCCCGACACGCGCATGAACGAGATCGTGCATTACAATCTGCCCGGCGTGCCGATCGTGCATCGGCCCTCGCCGCCGCCGCAGATTCGGCTGCTCGGCGACCATGTGTATTTCTACATCGACAAGAAGAGTCCGCTCTGGCCCGATTTCAGCGTCGCCGCCGCGATCGGCCTGCATTTCTCGGGCGATTGGCCGGATCTCGAGCTCGAGCTCTGGGCCATTCGGGAGGATAAGAGATGA
- the icmH gene encoding type IVB secretion system protein IcmH/DotU → MSDKDNPFGSSGGDRTVFQPNPGGRRPPPRPAAPPPPAPTPGYTPQTAPAYAPQQDFGAPRPAEHPYGQFAPSPFETAGGPSRAAPDAWVTGRGQQQQAAAPLQRAEDLDFDALVARHPNPILRAAGPLLHLLGRLRVAALSADLESLLEQVAAAVAFFDKDIRSAGVTPEQANVAKYLICATADDIVQNIPTDDRHLWTRYSMTSRFFGERLGGVNFFKQLEWLQRDPGANFDVLELQHVCLALGFQGQYRAAEGGPNQLQYIQRNLYELLRRVRPKQALDLSPRWKGQALPLGRKGFVLPLWASAAVAALLLFGVFIGLRAKLGGVGESVAAEIETLHPSTKIALQERLNLPRVEPPPKPSVQCKRIGEQVGDGVSVTCNGKWVQIKVGDAVLFQSGKAAVLPQFSPIAERIARAIDGETGPIKVIGHTDNQPLSPLNPFRDNQRLSEERARAVAALLKPLLKDPSRVSEAGRGPSEPIADNANEAGRRLNRRVEVLISRID, encoded by the coding sequence ATGAGCGACAAGGACAATCCTTTCGGCTCCTCCGGCGGCGACCGCACCGTCTTTCAGCCCAATCCCGGCGGGCGCCGTCCGCCGCCGCGCCCCGCCGCGCCGCCGCCTCCGGCGCCCACGCCCGGCTACACGCCGCAGACGGCGCCCGCCTATGCGCCGCAACAAGATTTCGGCGCGCCGCGCCCGGCCGAGCATCCTTACGGCCAATTCGCGCCCTCGCCTTTCGAGACCGCCGGCGGCCCGTCGCGCGCGGCGCCCGACGCCTGGGTGACGGGCCGCGGGCAGCAGCAGCAGGCCGCCGCGCCCTTGCAGCGCGCCGAGGATTTGGATTTCGACGCGCTCGTCGCGCGGCATCCCAATCCCATATTGCGCGCCGCCGGCCCGCTGCTGCATCTGCTGGGGCGGCTGCGCGTCGCCGCGCTCAGCGCCGATCTCGAGAGCCTGCTCGAGCAGGTCGCCGCCGCCGTCGCCTTTTTCGACAAGGATATTCGCAGCGCCGGCGTCACGCCGGAACAGGCGAACGTCGCCAAATATCTCATTTGCGCGACGGCCGACGACATTGTGCAGAACATACCGACCGACGACCGCCATTTGTGGACGCGCTACAGCATGACCTCGCGCTTCTTCGGCGAGCGGCTCGGCGGCGTGAATTTCTTCAAGCAGCTCGAATGGCTGCAGCGCGACCCCGGCGCCAATTTCGACGTGCTGGAACTGCAGCATGTCTGTCTCGCGCTCGGCTTTCAGGGCCAATATCGCGCTGCCGAGGGCGGCCCCAATCAGCTGCAATACATACAGCGTAATCTCTATGAGCTGCTGCGCCGCGTGCGGCCGAAGCAGGCGCTCGATCTCTCGCCGCGCTGGAAGGGCCAGGCGCTGCCGCTCGGCCGCAAAGGCTTCGTTTTGCCCCTATGGGCGAGCGCGGCCGTTGCGGCGCTCCTGCTCTTCGGCGTCTTCATCGGCCTGCGCGCAAAGCTCGGCGGCGTCGGCGAATCCGTCGCAGCAGAGATCGAGACGCTGCATCCTTCCACCAAGATCGCCTTGCAGGAGCGGCTCAATCTTCCGCGCGTGGAGCCGCCGCCGAAGCCTTCCGTGCAATGCAAGCGCATCGGCGAGCAAGTGGGCGACGGCGTGAGCGTCACCTGCAACGGCAAATGGGTGCAGATCAAGGTCGGCGACGCCGTGCTGTTCCAATCCGGCAAGGCGGCGGTGCTGCCGCAATTCTCGCCCATCGCCGAGCGCATCGCGCGCGCGATCGACGGCGAGACGGGGCCGATCAAAGTGATCGGCCACACCGACAATCAGCCCTTGAGCCCGCTCAACCCCTTCCGCGACAATCAGCGTCTCTCGGAGGAGCGCGCGCGCGCCGTCGCGGCGCTGCTGAAGCCGCTGCTCAAAGATCCTTCGCGCGTCTCGGAGGCCGGCCGCGGCCCGTCCGAGCCGATCGCCGACAACGCCAATGAAGCCGGACGGCGCCTCAATCGGCGCGTCGAAGTGCTCATCAGCCGCATAGACTGA